One segment of Cyprinus carpio isolate SPL01 chromosome B20, ASM1834038v1, whole genome shotgun sequence DNA contains the following:
- the LOC109080245 gene encoding headcase protein homolog isoform X1 produces the protein MPNQKSNKGKRNKRTNSSGDEQENGASAPAVTGGTASVLTGATAGPPSDNRSESQSGLKRHEEAPCATPLVCSLGRPIDLEKDDYQRVVCNSELCPYGNWMHLQCFYEWESSILVQFNCIGRARSWNEKQCRQNMWTKKGYDLAFRFCSCRCGQGHLKKDTDWYQVKRMQDERKKKVPEKGSGKPSSFASGGGACGGGGACGGVGPEAADEPKKGKSSASHKLAHRGSSQELSRRQSADWQNCQERCHAGLLNAASGISHGPRSPCESPAQSPPSGFSSYSPQSLSGPRSSRHLGEFLKNAVHMEAHRKHLLSGGGAARGGAQYEQGAPNMCLPRLSPGDNPVQFLRRLDLSELLMHVPRHKLNTYHVRMEDDAQAGQGEDLRKFILSALSASHRNVVNCALCHHTMPIFEQFPLVDGTLFLSPSRHDEIEYDVPCHLQGRLMHLYAICVDCLEGVHKIVCIKCKSRWDGSWHQLGTMYTYDILAASPCCQARLNCKHCGKPVIDVRVGMQYFSEYSNVQQCPHCGNLDYHFVKPFSSFKVLEAY, from the exons ATGCCCAACCAAAAAAGCAACAAGGGGAAGAGAAATAAACGCACGAACAGTAGCGGGGACGAGCAAGAAAATGGAGCCTCTGCGCCTGCGGTTACAGGAGGAACTGCCTCGGTGTTGACTGGAGCGACAGCGGGTCCGCCGAGCGACAATAGAAGCG aaagtcagtcaggtttgaaacgacatgagg AGGCTCCATGTGCCACCCCATTAGTGTGCAGTCTGGGCCGTCCCATTGACCTTGAGAAGGACGACTACCAGCGTGTGGTGTGCAACAGTGAACTCTGCCCCTACGGCAATTGGATGCACCTGCAGTGCTTCTATGAGTGGGAGAGCAGCATCCTGGTGCAGTTCAACTGCATCGGCCGGGCCCGCAGCTGGAACGAGAAGCAGTGCCGACAAAACATGTGGACCAAAAAGGGCTACGATCTGGCCTTCCGCTTCTGCTCCTGCCGCTGCGGCCAGGGACACCTGAAAAAAGACACAGACTGGTACCAGGTGAAACGCATGCAGGATGAGCGCAAGAAAAAGGTGCCGGAGAAAGGGAGCGGGAAGCCCAGCAGTTTTGCCTCTGGAGGGGGCGCTTGCGGCGGAGGTGGTGCTTGTGGCGGAGTTGGTCCGGAAGCTGCCGATGAGCCCAAGAAAGGGAAATCATCTGCAAGCCATAAGCTAGCACACCGCGGCTCCAGTCAGGAACTGTCTCGTAGACAATCGGCAGATTGGCAGAACTGTCAGGAGAGATGTCACGCTGGTCTTCTCAATGCTGCCAGTGGGATTTCCCACGGGCCCCGCTCCCCTTGCGAATCCCCCGCTCAGTCCCCTCCATCGGGCTTCTCCTCCTACTCCCCCCAGTCCCTTAGTGGCCCGCGGAGTTCGAGGCACCTGGGCGAGTTTCTTAAAAACGCGGTTCATATGGAAGCCCACAGGAAGCATTTGCTGTCCGGAGGTGGTGCGGCACGTGGTGGGGCTCAATATGAGCAGGGAGCCCCCAACATGTGCCTCCCTCGGCTTTCTCCCGGAGACAACCCTGTGCAGTTCTTGAGGAGGCTGGATCTTTCTGAGCTGCTCATGCACGTTCCACGCCACAAGCTCAACACCTATCATGTGCGAATGGAGGACGATGCCCAGGCCGGGCAGGGAGAGGATCTCAGGAAGTTCATCCTCTCTGCACTCAGTGCGAGTCACCGCAATGTGGTGAACTGTGCCCTCTGCCATCACACCATGCCCATCTTTGAGCAGTTCCCTTTAGTGGATGGAACGCTGTTCCTGAGCCCTTCACGCCATGATGAGATTGAGTATGATGTACCTTGCCATTTACAAG GGAGACTGATGCACCTTTATGCCATCTGTGTGGACTGCCTGGAAGGGGTGCACAAAATCGTGTGTATAAAGTGCAAGTCCAGGTGGGATGGAAGCTGGCACCAGCTGGGCACAATGTACACATACGACATACTGGCTGCATCACCATGCTGCCAG GCCCGGCTGAACTGCAAGCATTGTGGGAAACCTGTCATAGACGTACGTGTGGGCATGCAGTATTTCTCTGAGTACAGCAATGTACAGCAGTGTCCTCACTGTGGCAATCTGGACTATCACTTTGTAAAGCCATTCTCCTCATTCAAAGTTCTCGAAGCTTATTGA
- the LOC109055564 gene encoding putative peptidyl-tRNA hydrolase PTRHD1, with translation MATPSSGTSRRLVQYVIVRSDLIHTLSWPLGAVITQACHAATAAIHLHYSDPDTQEYLAELDSMHKVVLQAPDEASLNTLSSTLREKDIAHKLWMEQPEDIPTCLALKPYPKETVQPFLKKFKLFK, from the exons ATGGCAACGCCGAGCAGTGGTACTTCCCGGCGTTTAGTCCAGTATGTGATCGTCCGATCAGACCTGATACACACTTTATCATGGCCTTTAGGGGCGGTTATAACTCAAGCCTGTCACGCGGCCACTGCTGCCATTCATTTACACTACAGTGACCCTGACACTCAGGAATATCTGGCAGAACTGGACAGCATGCACAAAGTAGTGCTGCAG GCACCAGATGAGGCATCTCTCAACACTCTTTCCAGTACTCTACGTGAAAAAGACATTGCACATAAACTGTGGATGGAGCAGCCAGAGGATATCCCCACATGTTTGGCATTGAAGCCCTACCCTAAAGAGACTGTGCAGCCATTTCTAAAAAAGTTCAAGCTTTTCAAGTGA
- the LOC109080245 gene encoding headcase protein homolog isoform X3, whose amino-acid sequence MHLQCFYEWESSILVQFNCIGRARSWNEKQCRQNMWTKKGYDLAFRFCSCRCGQGHLKKDTDWYQVKRMQDERKKKVPEKGSGKPSSFASGGGACGGGGACGGVGPEAADEPKKGKSSASHKLAHRGSSQELSRRQSADWQNCQERCHAGLLNAASGISHGPRSPCESPAQSPPSGFSSYSPQSLSGPRSSRHLGEFLKNAVHMEAHRKHLLSGGGAARGGAQYEQGAPNMCLPRLSPGDNPVQFLRRLDLSELLMHVPRHKLNTYHVRMEDDAQAGQGEDLRKFILSALSASHRNVVNCALCHHTMPIFEQFPLVDGTLFLSPSRHDEIEYDVPCHLQGRLMHLYAICVDCLEGVHKIVCIKCKSRWDGSWHQLGTMYTYDILAASPCCQARLNCKHCGKPVIDVRVGMQYFSEYSNVQQCPHCGNLDYHFVKPFSSFKVLEAY is encoded by the exons ATGCACCTGCAGTGCTTCTATGAGTGGGAGAGCAGCATCCTGGTGCAGTTCAACTGCATCGGCCGGGCCCGCAGCTGGAACGAGAAGCAGTGCCGACAAAACATGTGGACCAAAAAGGGCTACGATCTGGCCTTCCGCTTCTGCTCCTGCCGCTGCGGCCAGGGACACCTGAAAAAAGACACAGACTGGTACCAGGTGAAACGCATGCAGGATGAGCGCAAGAAAAAGGTGCCGGAGAAAGGGAGCGGGAAGCCCAGCAGTTTTGCCTCTGGAGGGGGCGCTTGCGGCGGAGGTGGTGCTTGTGGCGGAGTTGGTCCGGAAGCTGCCGATGAGCCCAAGAAAGGGAAATCATCTGCAAGCCATAAGCTAGCACACCGCGGCTCCAGTCAGGAACTGTCTCGTAGACAATCGGCAGATTGGCAGAACTGTCAGGAGAGATGTCACGCTGGTCTTCTCAATGCTGCCAGTGGGATTTCCCACGGGCCCCGCTCCCCTTGCGAATCCCCCGCTCAGTCCCCTCCATCGGGCTTCTCCTCCTACTCCCCCCAGTCCCTTAGTGGCCCGCGGAGTTCGAGGCACCTGGGCGAGTTTCTTAAAAACGCGGTTCATATGGAAGCCCACAGGAAGCATTTGCTGTCCGGAGGTGGTGCGGCACGTGGTGGGGCTCAATATGAGCAGGGAGCCCCCAACATGTGCCTCCCTCGGCTTTCTCCCGGAGACAACCCTGTGCAGTTCTTGAGGAGGCTGGATCTTTCTGAGCTGCTCATGCACGTTCCACGCCACAAGCTCAACACCTATCATGTGCGAATGGAGGACGATGCCCAGGCCGGGCAGGGAGAGGATCTCAGGAAGTTCATCCTCTCTGCACTCAGTGCGAGTCACCGCAATGTGGTGAACTGTGCCCTCTGCCATCACACCATGCCCATCTTTGAGCAGTTCCCTTTAGTGGATGGAACGCTGTTCCTGAGCCCTTCACGCCATGATGAGATTGAGTATGATGTACCTTGCCATTTACAAG GGAGACTGATGCACCTTTATGCCATCTGTGTGGACTGCCTGGAAGGGGTGCACAAAATCGTGTGTATAAAGTGCAAGTCCAGGTGGGATGGAAGCTGGCACCAGCTGGGCACAATGTACACATACGACATACTGGCTGCATCACCATGCTGCCAG GCCCGGCTGAACTGCAAGCATTGTGGGAAACCTGTCATAGACGTACGTGTGGGCATGCAGTATTTCTCTGAGTACAGCAATGTACAGCAGTGTCCTCACTGTGGCAATCTGGACTATCACTTTGTAAAGCCATTCTCCTCATTCAAAGTTCTCGAAGCTTATTGA
- the LOC109055565 gene encoding costars family protein ABRACL-like → MVVLSHFNQPIVSRAAARNHHKVTKMNVEHEVTLLVDEIRRLGSTNADGKISVKFGVLFNDDQCANLFEALVGTLKAAKRKKIITFEGELLLQGVHDNVDVILLQD, encoded by the exons ATGGTAGTGCTTTCTCATTTCAATCAGCCTATAGTCAGCAGAGCGGCGGCACGAAACCACCACAAAG TGACAAAAATGAATGTGGAACATGAAGTTACACTGCTCGTTGATGAGATTCGTCGACTGGGCAGTACAA ATGCAGATGGGAAGATCAGTGTCAAATTTGGAGTCTTGTTTAATGATGACCAATGCGCCAACCTCTTTGAAGCTCTGGTCGGAACGCTGAAAGCGGCCAAGCGAAAGAAGATCATCACATTCGAAGGGGAGCTCTTACTGCAAGGAGTTCACGACAACGTTGATGTCATATTACTGCAGGACTGA
- the LOC109080245 gene encoding headcase protein homolog isoform X2 — protein sequence MPNQKSNKGKRNKRTNSSGDEQENGASAPAVTGGTASVLTGATAGPPSDNRSEAPCATPLVCSLGRPIDLEKDDYQRVVCNSELCPYGNWMHLQCFYEWESSILVQFNCIGRARSWNEKQCRQNMWTKKGYDLAFRFCSCRCGQGHLKKDTDWYQVKRMQDERKKKVPEKGSGKPSSFASGGGACGGGGACGGVGPEAADEPKKGKSSASHKLAHRGSSQELSRRQSADWQNCQERCHAGLLNAASGISHGPRSPCESPAQSPPSGFSSYSPQSLSGPRSSRHLGEFLKNAVHMEAHRKHLLSGGGAARGGAQYEQGAPNMCLPRLSPGDNPVQFLRRLDLSELLMHVPRHKLNTYHVRMEDDAQAGQGEDLRKFILSALSASHRNVVNCALCHHTMPIFEQFPLVDGTLFLSPSRHDEIEYDVPCHLQGRLMHLYAICVDCLEGVHKIVCIKCKSRWDGSWHQLGTMYTYDILAASPCCQARLNCKHCGKPVIDVRVGMQYFSEYSNVQQCPHCGNLDYHFVKPFSSFKVLEAY from the exons ATGCCCAACCAAAAAAGCAACAAGGGGAAGAGAAATAAACGCACGAACAGTAGCGGGGACGAGCAAGAAAATGGAGCCTCTGCGCCTGCGGTTACAGGAGGAACTGCCTCGGTGTTGACTGGAGCGACAGCGGGTCCGCCGAGCGACAATAGAAGCG AGGCTCCATGTGCCACCCCATTAGTGTGCAGTCTGGGCCGTCCCATTGACCTTGAGAAGGACGACTACCAGCGTGTGGTGTGCAACAGTGAACTCTGCCCCTACGGCAATTGGATGCACCTGCAGTGCTTCTATGAGTGGGAGAGCAGCATCCTGGTGCAGTTCAACTGCATCGGCCGGGCCCGCAGCTGGAACGAGAAGCAGTGCCGACAAAACATGTGGACCAAAAAGGGCTACGATCTGGCCTTCCGCTTCTGCTCCTGCCGCTGCGGCCAGGGACACCTGAAAAAAGACACAGACTGGTACCAGGTGAAACGCATGCAGGATGAGCGCAAGAAAAAGGTGCCGGAGAAAGGGAGCGGGAAGCCCAGCAGTTTTGCCTCTGGAGGGGGCGCTTGCGGCGGAGGTGGTGCTTGTGGCGGAGTTGGTCCGGAAGCTGCCGATGAGCCCAAGAAAGGGAAATCATCTGCAAGCCATAAGCTAGCACACCGCGGCTCCAGTCAGGAACTGTCTCGTAGACAATCGGCAGATTGGCAGAACTGTCAGGAGAGATGTCACGCTGGTCTTCTCAATGCTGCCAGTGGGATTTCCCACGGGCCCCGCTCCCCTTGCGAATCCCCCGCTCAGTCCCCTCCATCGGGCTTCTCCTCCTACTCCCCCCAGTCCCTTAGTGGCCCGCGGAGTTCGAGGCACCTGGGCGAGTTTCTTAAAAACGCGGTTCATATGGAAGCCCACAGGAAGCATTTGCTGTCCGGAGGTGGTGCGGCACGTGGTGGGGCTCAATATGAGCAGGGAGCCCCCAACATGTGCCTCCCTCGGCTTTCTCCCGGAGACAACCCTGTGCAGTTCTTGAGGAGGCTGGATCTTTCTGAGCTGCTCATGCACGTTCCACGCCACAAGCTCAACACCTATCATGTGCGAATGGAGGACGATGCCCAGGCCGGGCAGGGAGAGGATCTCAGGAAGTTCATCCTCTCTGCACTCAGTGCGAGTCACCGCAATGTGGTGAACTGTGCCCTCTGCCATCACACCATGCCCATCTTTGAGCAGTTCCCTTTAGTGGATGGAACGCTGTTCCTGAGCCCTTCACGCCATGATGAGATTGAGTATGATGTACCTTGCCATTTACAAG GGAGACTGATGCACCTTTATGCCATCTGTGTGGACTGCCTGGAAGGGGTGCACAAAATCGTGTGTATAAAGTGCAAGTCCAGGTGGGATGGAAGCTGGCACCAGCTGGGCACAATGTACACATACGACATACTGGCTGCATCACCATGCTGCCAG GCCCGGCTGAACTGCAAGCATTGTGGGAAACCTGTCATAGACGTACGTGTGGGCATGCAGTATTTCTCTGAGTACAGCAATGTACAGCAGTGTCCTCACTGTGGCAATCTGGACTATCACTTTGTAAAGCCATTCTCCTCATTCAAAGTTCTCGAAGCTTATTGA